From the genome of Sulfurovum sp. NBC37-1, one region includes:
- a CDS encoding cation:proton antiporter: MIHTDISLILTLSLLIWGSPFVSKLLRMPTPPVEIILGSIVAYIGLVGHNQYFDIIAEVGFLYLMFLAGMEVDLKQITQSPKAIIRQSMLFLGIMAFFSVAAGILFHLNTITIISMPLISIGILASLAKTYGKEQPWIKLAFIAGILGEIISIAILTIFDAASTTGVNMILVTKVSYLAGFIAVVYLLYKLLRLLFWWMPELKNTLMPKLDTSDQDIRLAMALFFILIAIMLYLKLELALGAFIAGVAISAFFHHEKQLEAKISSLGFGFLVPLFFIHVGASFDLKSLIEEGVITGAFLITTLMILSRVLAAVVLKKISGSRDALLVAFSLSMPLTLLVAVATIGYETKLLHILSYYQLILASIFEVILSMLLIKWINSKKKTG, from the coding sequence GTGATTCACACTGATATTTCACTGATACTCACCCTTTCTTTGCTAATATGGGGAAGTCCTTTTGTCTCGAAACTGCTGCGCATGCCAACACCTCCGGTGGAGATCATTCTGGGTTCTATCGTTGCCTATATTGGCCTGGTCGGGCATAACCAGTATTTTGACATTATTGCAGAGGTAGGCTTTCTTTACCTGATGTTCCTTGCAGGAATGGAAGTGGACCTCAAACAGATCACTCAAAGCCCCAAAGCAATTATCAGGCAATCGATGCTTTTTTTGGGGATTATGGCTTTTTTTTCTGTGGCTGCAGGAATACTCTTTCATCTCAACACCATCACTATCATTTCCATGCCCCTCATCTCCATAGGGATACTTGCCTCTCTGGCAAAAACCTACGGCAAAGAACAACCCTGGATCAAACTAGCTTTCATCGCAGGTATTCTGGGTGAGATCATCAGTATTGCCATACTGACCATTTTCGATGCTGCCAGCACAACCGGCGTGAACATGATATTGGTAACAAAGGTGAGTTATCTTGCCGGGTTCATTGCCGTGGTCTACCTGCTCTATAAACTGCTTCGCCTGCTCTTTTGGTGGATGCCTGAACTCAAGAATACCCTCATGCCAAAACTCGATACTTCCGATCAGGACATCCGTCTTGCAATGGCACTTTTTTTCATCCTGATTGCCATCATGCTCTATCTGAAACTGGAGTTGGCATTAGGGGCTTTTATCGCAGGGGTAGCCATTTCGGCATTTTTTCATCATGAAAAACAGCTCGAAGCCAAGATTTCAAGTTTGGGGTTTGGCTTTCTCGTTCCACTCTTTTTCATTCACGTTGGTGCTTCATTCGACCTGAAGTCATTGATAGAAGAAGGGGTGATCACCGGTGCGTTTCTGATCACCACACTAATGATCCTTTCACGTGTCCTGGCAGCAGTTGTTCTAAAGAAGATCAGTGGTTCAAGAGACGCACTGCTGGTCGCCTTCTCTCTCTCTATGCCTCTGACCCTCCTTGTTGCAGTTGCGACCATAGGGTATGAAACAAAACTGTTGCATATACTCAGTTACTATCAGCTGATACTTGCCAGTATCTTTGAAGTTATCCTCTCTATGCTGCTGATCAAATGGATTAACAGTAAAAAGAAAACCGGTTAG
- a CDS encoding peptidylprolyl isomerase: MNKLILLGLLTLLTFSHARMVNAVALTVDGEAITTNEIKKVQRKTGMSKQQAIDLLIQDRLQKEAMKSIKISEETIDAKIAQIANLNNISIPKMQKMLKKQGTSWSKYRESIRQALKKERFFKEKISRNITPPSEDQLKLYYETHKEAFAMPTSIRMTEYSAKSEKVLQNFLRTGSAKGIKSISATKKTKGMNPAMLSMLLSTPDGRFTKPINAGDKWVVFKVNGKQGRKLLPFEEARNAVAGRWRQEQQNQALKDYFSKMKTEANIKVIRKQ; encoded by the coding sequence ATGAACAAACTCATACTCCTTGGATTGCTTACACTGCTGACCTTTTCGCATGCCCGGATGGTCAATGCGGTCGCACTTACGGTGGACGGCGAAGCGATCACCACCAATGAAATAAAGAAGGTACAAAGAAAGACCGGTATGTCCAAACAGCAGGCGATCGATCTTCTGATACAGGACAGACTGCAGAAAGAAGCCATGAAAAGCATCAAGATCTCAGAAGAGACCATTGATGCCAAGATCGCGCAGATTGCCAACCTCAACAATATCAGTATTCCAAAAATGCAGAAAATGCTCAAAAAACAGGGGACCAGCTGGAGCAAGTACCGTGAGTCCATACGACAGGCATTGAAAAAAGAACGTTTCTTCAAAGAGAAGATTTCCAGAAATATTACTCCTCCAAGCGAAGATCAACTCAAGCTCTATTATGAAACCCACAAAGAAGCATTCGCTATGCCGACTTCGATCCGGATGACAGAATATTCGGCCAAGTCTGAAAAAGTACTCCAGAATTTTTTGCGTACAGGAAGCGCCAAAGGTATCAAAAGCATTTCTGCGACCAAAAAGACAAAGGGGATGAATCCCGCCATGCTCTCCATGCTGCTTTCCACTCCTGACGGCAGATTTACCAAACCGATCAATGCCGGCGACAAATGGGTTGTTTTCAAAGTGAATGGCAAACAGGGCAGGAAACTCCTGCCCTTTGAAGAGGCGCGCAATGCTGTCGCAGGGCGATGGAGGCAGGAACAGCAGAATCAGGCGCTGAAGGATTACTTCTCCAAGATGAAAACAGAAGCCAATATCAAAGTAATCAGAAAACAATAA
- a CDS encoding DUF2279 domain-containing protein encodes MRALLLSILISLCLIAEEIPQESFGDSIYNSIMKPAQSEEELMDRVLYTNLAGAALVTVWGIAFWDYFSTTPSLGHEGWFGKDTKYGGADKMGHMYSTYLWSLEFSSLYEYWGMDTSRSMIYGSLSAWSFQFLMELGDSFSESQGFSYEDVVANTVGALFYYAREKYPQLKNKVDLRLEYLPDFNSGGDVFTMYNSMKYLFALKFSGFESMQDNLLKYGEVQLGYYTRGYQDHEDYTRKERNLYVGIGINVSEVLASWGWVKTGKIFNYYQLPYTYIPFSYDFDSESYFKPYSRPYHGSKR; translated from the coding sequence TTGCGCGCTTTACTTCTTTCCATTCTCATCTCATTGTGCCTTATCGCGGAAGAGATTCCCCAGGAATCTTTCGGTGACTCCATTTACAACTCCATCATGAAACCGGCACAGTCCGAAGAGGAACTCATGGACAGAGTCCTCTACACCAACCTTGCCGGTGCTGCCCTTGTCACTGTGTGGGGCATCGCTTTCTGGGATTACTTCAGTACCACCCCTAGCCTGGGACATGAAGGATGGTTCGGCAAGGATACTAAATACGGCGGTGCAGACAAGATGGGCCACATGTATTCCACCTATCTCTGGTCTCTTGAATTTTCATCCCTTTATGAGTATTGGGGTATGGATACGAGCCGCTCCATGATCTATGGGTCACTTTCTGCCTGGTCTTTCCAGTTTCTCATGGAACTTGGGGATTCTTTCAGTGAATCACAGGGGTTTTCTTACGAAGATGTAGTTGCAAACACCGTAGGTGCACTTTTTTATTATGCCAGGGAGAAATACCCGCAACTGAAGAACAAAGTCGACCTCAGACTTGAATACCTTCCCGATTTTAACAGTGGTGGCGATGTTTTTACTATGTACAACTCCATGAAATACCTTTTTGCCCTAAAATTCAGCGGATTTGAAAGTATGCAGGACAACCTGCTCAAATATGGGGAAGTTCAGCTGGGTTACTATACCCGTGGCTACCAGGACCATGAAGACTATACACGGAAGGAACGCAATCTCTATGTCGGTATCGGTATCAATGTCTCCGAAGTACTCGCTTCCTGGGGATGGGTAAAAACGGGGAAAATATTCAACTACTACCAGTTACCTTATACCTACATTCCTTTCTCCTATGATTTTGACAGCGAGAGCTATTTCAAACCATATTCAAGGCCTTACCACGGGAGCAAACGATAA
- the dcd gene encoding dCTP deaminase, translating into MGLKPDKWIREKSLNEAMITPFCEGLVGEGVVSYGLSSYGYDIRVSDEFKIFTNINAEVVDPKDFNENNVVDFKGDICIVPPNSFALARTVEYFRMPKDTLAICLGKSTYARCGIIVNVTPFEPGFEGHITIEISNTTPLPAKIYANEGIAQVLFLEGDEQCETTYSDRKGKYQSQTGITLPRILKQQ; encoded by the coding sequence ATGGGATTAAAACCCGACAAGTGGATACGTGAAAAATCACTCAATGAGGCCATGATAACTCCTTTTTGCGAAGGACTTGTCGGAGAAGGTGTCGTCAGTTACGGACTGAGTTCCTACGGCTATGACATCCGTGTCTCGGATGAGTTCAAGATCTTTACCAATATCAATGCCGAAGTTGTGGACCCCAAAGATTTCAACGAGAACAATGTAGTTGATTTCAAAGGAGATATCTGTATCGTACCTCCAAACTCTTTTGCGCTGGCACGCACAGTGGAGTATTTCAGGATGCCCAAAGACACACTGGCGATCTGCCTGGGGAAAAGCACCTATGCCCGCTGCGGGATCATCGTGAACGTCACGCCTTTCGAGCCCGGTTTTGAAGGGCACATCACTATAGAAATTTCCAATACCACACCTCTTCCGGCAAAGATCTACGCCAATGAAGGTATTGCGCAGGTACTCTTCCTGGAGGGGGACGAACAGTGTGAAACAACCTACTCCGACCGCAAAGGGAAATACCAGAGCCAGACGGGGATCACACTTCCAAGAATCTTAAAACAACAATAG
- the topA gene encoding type I DNA topoisomerase, producing the protein MKNLIIVESPAKARTITSFLGKDYKVIASKGHIRDLPKSTFGITIDDETGDLIPKYSIPRDANPTVKELKKLAKEAETIYIATDEDREGEAIGYHIAKAIGKEPTELPRIVFHEITKSAIQHALENPRKVDMDSVDAQQTRRLLDRIVGYKLSPLLASKIQKGLSAGRVQSSTLKIVVDREREIKAFKPEEYWTIDALFEKNIDASIYDYNGLKIDKLTIKTDADANEIVESAKGESFVVSSIEKTKRKTKTPPPFMTSTLQQAASTQLGFSPKKTMMVAQKLYEGVKTDKGTMGIITYMRTDSLNLAKEAVEAARTHIKETYGDKYLPAKAKHYTSKSKGAQEAHEAIRPTRVDFDGTKAANFLNADELKLYRLIYNRFLACQMTEAELESQTILFKGDKCTFKASGRKLLFDGFYRVTGYNEKDKLLPELKKEQPVSLDDIKAEQHFTEPPARYNEASLIKKLESLGIGRPSTYAPTITILQTRKYIEIEKKRIHPTEIAFTVIEMLEKHFPEIVDSGFTANMEETLDKVAEGETDWQTILKEFYTPFLQKIEEGKKNIKSLKVAIPTGENCPKCGSELLLRKGRYGEFIACSNFPKCKYTKNTDGTEVEQPEETDEKCEKCGSPMVIKNSKRGKFLACSAYPKCKNAKSLTPPKELSVPCPECGGKLQEREGRRGKFFGCENYPKCKFIANFEPVDKKCPECGYTMGKKTLRGKEIFECFKCKHKEEAK; encoded by the coding sequence ATGAAAAATCTAATTATCGTCGAATCACCAGCAAAAGCACGTACTATTACCAGTTTTTTGGGCAAGGACTACAAGGTCATCGCCTCCAAAGGACACATCAGGGACCTTCCCAAAAGCACTTTCGGTATCACCATCGATGATGAAACAGGCGACCTCATCCCCAAATATTCCATCCCGAGGGATGCGAATCCCACTGTCAAAGAGCTGAAAAAACTCGCCAAAGAAGCTGAGACCATCTATATCGCGACCGATGAGGACCGTGAGGGAGAAGCCATTGGCTACCACATTGCCAAAGCGATCGGGAAAGAGCCTACGGAACTACCGCGTATCGTCTTTCACGAAATCACCAAATCAGCTATTCAGCATGCACTCGAGAACCCTCGAAAAGTGGACATGGACTCGGTAGATGCCCAGCAGACACGAAGACTGCTTGATCGCATTGTAGGGTACAAGCTATCACCTCTGCTTGCCAGTAAGATCCAGAAGGGCCTAAGTGCAGGAAGGGTACAGAGTTCCACACTGAAGATCGTAGTCGACAGAGAGCGTGAGATCAAGGCGTTCAAACCTGAAGAGTACTGGACCATCGATGCCCTGTTTGAAAAAAACATCGATGCCTCTATTTATGATTACAACGGTCTCAAGATTGATAAGCTTACCATCAAGACAGATGCTGATGCCAACGAGATCGTGGAATCTGCAAAAGGGGAATCCTTTGTGGTCTCTTCCATAGAGAAGACAAAAAGAAAGACCAAAACACCGCCTCCTTTTATGACTTCTACTCTTCAGCAGGCAGCATCTACACAGCTGGGGTTTTCACCCAAAAAGACGATGATGGTTGCACAGAAGCTTTATGAAGGAGTAAAAACAGATAAGGGGACCATGGGTATCATTACCTATATGAGGACAGATTCGCTCAACCTTGCAAAAGAAGCAGTTGAAGCTGCACGTACGCATATCAAAGAGACATACGGGGACAAATATCTTCCTGCCAAAGCAAAACACTATACAAGCAAATCAAAAGGCGCACAGGAAGCGCACGAAGCGATACGCCCTACCCGTGTTGACTTCGACGGTACAAAAGCGGCCAATTTCCTCAATGCTGACGAGCTCAAGCTCTACCGGCTCATCTACAACCGTTTCCTTGCCTGTCAGATGACAGAAGCAGAACTCGAATCACAGACAATCCTCTTCAAAGGAGACAAGTGCACATTCAAGGCCAGCGGAAGGAAACTGCTCTTTGACGGTTTCTACAGGGTGACAGGGTACAATGAAAAAGACAAACTACTTCCCGAACTCAAGAAAGAGCAACCTGTCTCTCTCGATGATATCAAAGCGGAACAGCACTTTACGGAACCGCCTGCACGCTATAATGAGGCCAGCCTTATTAAAAAACTCGAATCCCTTGGAATCGGTCGTCCAAGTACCTATGCACCTACCATTACCATTCTTCAGACACGAAAGTATATCGAGATAGAGAAAAAACGTATTCACCCTACAGAGATTGCATTTACCGTTATAGAGATGCTTGAAAAACACTTTCCGGAGATCGTAGACAGCGGCTTTACCGCAAACATGGAAGAGACGCTGGACAAGGTCGCCGAAGGGGAAACCGACTGGCAGACCATTCTCAAAGAATTCTATACACCTTTTCTGCAGAAGATCGAAGAGGGAAAAAAGAATATCAAGAGTCTTAAAGTAGCCATACCAACAGGAGAGAACTGCCCCAAGTGCGGTTCCGAACTATTGCTTAGAAAAGGACGCTATGGAGAATTCATTGCCTGCAGTAACTTCCCCAAATGCAAATACACCAAAAATACTGATGGTACGGAAGTTGAACAGCCCGAAGAAACTGATGAGAAATGCGAGAAATGCGGCTCGCCCATGGTGATAAAGAACTCTAAGAGAGGTAAGTTCCTTGCCTGCTCCGCCTACCCGAAATGCAAGAATGCAAAATCGCTTACCCCTCCCAAAGAGCTGAGCGTTCCCTGCCCTGAATGCGGTGGAAAACTTCAGGAAAGAGAAGGAAGACGTGGTAAATTCTTTGGCTGTGAGAATTACCCAAAGTGTAAATTCATCGCCAATTTCGAACCGGTAGACAAAAAGTGTCCCGAATGCGGATATACTATGGGGAAAAAGACACTTCGTGGTAAAGAGATATTTGAATGTTTCAAATGTAAACACAAAGAAGAGGCAAAATAA
- a CDS encoding biotin synthase: MSTRKQIFLCAINNILSGTCKEDCKFCTQSVRYHADIERYSYKKIGQIVEEARQAKANGALGYCLVTAGKGLDDKKVDFVARAAQAVKAEVEGLNLIACNGTASLEQLIYLKEHGIDSYNHNLETSERYYPEICLTHGWQERYETCENVKSSGLALCSGGIFGMGESMKDREDLLSAIASLQPESTPLNFYHPNPALPIKTRNIGFEEALNIIRRAHTLLGEDRLLMVAGGRELLFNGKEDEMFKAGANSIVIGDYLTTSGSAPKMDQLMLEKLGYEVATSCDSH; this comes from the coding sequence ATGTCAACCCGGAAACAGATCTTTTTATGTGCCATTAACAATATTCTCAGCGGCACCTGCAAAGAGGACTGCAAATTCTGCACACAGAGCGTCAGGTATCATGCTGACATAGAACGTTACAGTTACAAGAAGATCGGGCAGATCGTAGAGGAGGCCAGGCAGGCAAAAGCCAATGGGGCTTTGGGATACTGTCTTGTAACTGCCGGCAAAGGTCTTGACGACAAAAAGGTAGACTTCGTAGCGCGTGCGGCACAGGCGGTCAAAGCAGAGGTAGAGGGGCTCAACCTCATTGCCTGTAACGGCACTGCAAGCCTGGAACAACTAATCTATCTAAAAGAACACGGCATTGACAGCTATAATCACAATCTTGAAACTTCCGAACGCTACTACCCCGAGATCTGCCTCACTCATGGCTGGCAGGAGCGCTATGAGACTTGTGAGAACGTCAAATCATCCGGTCTGGCACTCTGCAGCGGCGGGATCTTCGGTATGGGAGAAAGTATGAAGGACAGGGAAGATCTGCTCTCTGCAATCGCTTCACTTCAGCCAGAATCAACACCTCTGAACTTCTATCATCCCAATCCTGCCCTGCCTATCAAGACACGCAATATCGGTTTTGAGGAAGCACTGAATATCATCCGCAGAGCCCATACTTTGCTGGGAGAGGATCGTCTTCTGATGGTCGCAGGCGGCAGGGAATTGCTTTTCAACGGAAAAGAAGATGAAATGTTCAAAGCAGGAGCAAACTCCATCGTCATCGGTGATTACCTGACCACATCGGGATCGGCGCCAAAAATGGACCAGCTTATGCTGGAAAAATTGGGCTACGAGGTAGCGACTAGCTGTGATTCACACTGA
- a CDS encoding FtsB family cell division protein, translating to MSGTNRVEAIAGLSLKAILVTAIGILLFGIYVGILIYGENSLMVMNQLKEKKEMLKQEEKSLKVENQKLQKELFELKQLEPKE from the coding sequence TTGTCCGGTACCAACAGGGTAGAAGCTATAGCCGGCCTGTCGCTTAAAGCGATCCTAGTCACGGCGATCGGCATACTGCTCTTTGGTATCTATGTGGGCATTTTGATTTACGGGGAGAATTCATTGATGGTGATGAACCAGCTTAAAGAGAAAAAAGAGATGCTGAAGCAGGAAGAAAAAAGTTTGAAAGTAGAGAACCAGAAGCTGCAGAAAGAGCTTTTTGAACTAAAACAATTAGAACCAAAGGAGTAG